AGCGGTGGGTCGCGGGCGTCGCGGCCACCCAAAAGTACGCAGTGGACCTCCAACCCGGCGACCTCTACTGGTCAACGGCTGACCTCGGGTGGCTCACCGGTCCCATCAACACGCTCGGCGCGTGGTTCTGGGGCGCGAGCCTCTTCACCTACGAGGGCGAGTTCGACCCCGAGACGTGGGCCGACCTGCTGGACGAACACCCCATCTCGGTGCTGTTCAGCGTCCCCACGGCCTACCGGATGCTCCGCGAGAAGGAAGAGGTGCTAGCGGGCGTGGACCTCGACCTCCGGCATGCGCTCTCTATCGGCGAACCGCTCTCGGCGGGCGTGGTCGAGTGGGGCGAGGAAACCCTCGGCGTCACCATCCACGACACCTACGGCCAGACCGAGACGGGCAACATGATTATCAACAACTACCCGACGATGGACCTCAAGCCGGGGAGCATGGGCAAACCGCTTCCCGGCATCGAGGCCGACATTGTGGACCCCGAGACTGGCGAGCCAATGGCACCGGGCGAGACGGGCGAAATTGCCCAGCGCGGCGACTACCCCTCCTTCTTCGCGGGGTACTGGGAGAAGCCCGAGAAGACCGACGACTGCTTCGTGGAAGGCTCGGAGGGTAAATGGTACCTCTCGGGGGACCTCGCGCGCAAGGACGAGGACGGCTACTTCTGGTTCGAGGGCCGCGCCGACGACGTAATTATCTCGTCGGGCTACCGCATCGGTCCCTTCGAAGTGGAGAGTTCGCTCGGCGAACATCCCGCGGTCGCGGAGGCGGCGGTCGTACCCAAACCCGACCGCGAGCGTGGCAACATCGTCAAAGCCTACGTTGTCCCGAGCGACAGCGCGGACCCCGACGACGACCTCGCGGAGACCGTCAAGTCACACGTCCGCGACGAACTCTCGGCCCACGAGTACCCCCGCGAAATCGAGTTCGTCGAGGAACTGCCCAAGACCGTGACGGGGAAGATTCGCCGGACGGAGTTGCACGACGACGCTCAACAGGAGGCCGAAGTCGGGCAGGAGTGAGGGACTTCGGGACGCTCTTTCTTACTACGACTTGGCGCGTGCGGGCGAGGTCTGCGCGAGCGAAGCGAGTGCAGACTCGGCGGACGCGGTTTGTCCGCCGGTGGCCGAGGACCGCAACGGAGTGCGGACGTGGCTGTCGCGGTGCTGTGCAGTTGCGGTAACTCCTTGGCTCAAGCCTGAAGCTAGCTTCTCTCCGCTATCACCAATCGTCCCGCGTCGTCGTGGACTACTCAGAAACGAACAGAAACCTCGAACGAAACAGAAAACCCCGACTCAAAGTGGTAGCGCCGCCCGAACGCGCTCGATGACGCTCGGAGACCGGGAGTGGCGATACTGCTCGAAAATAGGGTGGAGCGCGTTCAGAAACTCCTGTTCGTCGTCGAATCGGTCGCGCTCGACTTCGGCGACGGCCTCTGAGAGCGCCACGGTGTGGCCTTTGGCGTCGTACTTGATTCGCGGGTTCGAGAGTGCCTGCACGACTTGCTCGCCGGTCGCGGGAAACGAGAAGTCGCCGCCGTCGAGTTCGGCCGCCACTTCCGCGATGCCGAATTCGATAACGTCGGGACCCTCGTCCGAGTTCGACGGTGGTGGCCTCACGCCCATGTGCGTTGCTTCTCGCTCCCGGAATGAAAAACTCACTACTCGGATTTCCAAGTGGTCGTCGCTACCAGCACTCCCCCTCACTGGCTCCCGACGCTCCACCTCACTGGCCGGGAACCCCGCCTTTACGTCTCTCAAGGCCCTCGGCTCAGGCATGACCGACGACCCCAC
This genomic stretch from Halorussus pelagicus harbors:
- a CDS encoding acyl-CoA synthetase, with the protein product MPDSHNLHDYDGVRESFAWDDIYADADWDAPDELNIGHEVCDRHAANGEQVALYQVGEDGDLTETTFRELADRSSQFANVLEALGVERGDRVFSYMPRIPEHYVALVGTLKRGAVFGGVNERFGPDGISYRLDDCDASVVVTTSDNRETVGAALEDAPSVEHVLVVDRDEGEIGDGDVGFADALDDTSSEYEAARTGGEDDALLYYTSGTTGPAKGVRHKQRWVAGVAATQKYAVDLQPGDLYWSTADLGWLTGPINTLGAWFWGASLFTYEGEFDPETWADLLDEHPISVLFSVPTAYRMLREKEEVLAGVDLDLRHALSIGEPLSAGVVEWGEETLGVTIHDTYGQTETGNMIINNYPTMDLKPGSMGKPLPGIEADIVDPETGEPMAPGETGEIAQRGDYPSFFAGYWEKPEKTDDCFVEGSEGKWYLSGDLARKDEDGYFWFEGRADDVIISSGYRIGPFEVESSLGEHPAVAEAAVVPKPDRERGNIVKAYVVPSDSADPDDDLAETVKSHVRDELSAHEYPREIEFVEELPKTVTGKIRRTELHDDAQQEAEVGQE